The Medicago truncatula cultivar Jemalong A17 chromosome 4, MtrunA17r5.0-ANR, whole genome shotgun sequence genome includes a region encoding these proteins:
- the LOC120580084 gene encoding 30S ribosomal protein S4, chloroplastic: protein MSRYRGPRFKKIRRLGALPGLTSKGPTVGSELKNQSRSSKKSQYRIRLEEKQKLRFHYGLTERQLLKYVRIAGKAKGSTGQVLLQLLEMRLDNILFRLGMASTIPQARQLVNHRHVLVNGRIVDIPSYRCKPEDIITAKDEQKSRTLIQNSLESAPREKLPIHLTLDPFQYKGLVNQIIDSKWVGLKINELLVVEYYSRQT from the coding sequence ATGTCACGTTACAGAGGGCCTCGTTTCAAAAAAATACGTCGTCTGGGGGCTTTACCAGGACTAACTAGTAAAGGGCCTACAGTTGGAAGCGAACTTAAAAACCAATCGCGCTCGAGTAAAAAGTCTCAATATCGTATTCGtttagaagaaaaacaaaaattgcgTTTTCATTATGGTCTTACAGAACGACAATTGCTTAAATACGTTCGTATCGCTGGAAAAGCGAAAGGTTCAACCGGTCAAGTTTTACTACAATTACTTGAAATGCGTTTGGATAACATACTTTTTCGATTGGGTATGGCTTCGACTATTCCTCAAGCCCGTCAATTAGTTAACCACAGACATGTTTTAGTTAATGGTCGTATAGTAGATATACCAAGTTATCGTTGCAAACCCGAAGATATTATTACAGCGAAGGATGAACAAAAATCTAGAACTCTGATTCAAAATTCTCTTGAATCAGCCCCCCGCGAAAAATTGCCAATCCATTTGACTCTTGATCCATTCCAATATAAAGGATTAGTCAATCAAATAATAGATAGTAAATGGGTTGGTTTGAAAATTAATGAATTGCTGGTTGTAGAATATTATTCTCGTCAGA